One genomic segment of Clostridium saccharoperbutylacetonicum N1-4(HMT) includes these proteins:
- the rhaB gene encoding rhamnulokinase, with product MEYYLAIDIGASSGRHILGSIENGKITLEEIYRFENGISKVGNEYCWNIEQLFKDIKNGIKKCKEIGKIPKSIGIDTWAVDFVLLDENDNMLGNAVAYRDDRTERMMEEVFKSIPKDMMYLYTGIQFQRFNTVYQLLSIKNNNPEILEKAKTFLMVPDYLNFLLTGKKANEYTNATSTQLVNSFERTWDEKILEDLGIKKDIFQEIKLPKTSLGNLRNELIEEFGFDMEVILPATHDTGSAFISSVCNDNDSIYLSSGTWSLIGVENRFPICVPQAMEYNFTNEGGIDYRYRFLKNIMGLWVIQEVRRNLDNKYSFAELVDLARENSKFASIVDVDDDRFLKPDNMIEEIKIHCKETNQEIPEEVGEIAMCVFNSLAHCYKRAVTNLEDIFEKEFKRINIFGGGCQNNLLNELVASVTGKEVLAGPVEATAIGNIVAQMISKNVFKDLSEARKAIKESFDIKVFN from the coding sequence ATGGAGTATTATTTAGCCATTGATATCGGTGCCTCTAGTGGCAGGCATATACTTGGCTCAATAGAAAATGGAAAGATAACATTAGAAGAAATTTATAGGTTTGAAAATGGAATTAGTAAAGTTGGGAATGAATATTGTTGGAATATAGAACAATTATTTAAAGATATCAAAAATGGAATTAAAAAATGCAAAGAAATAGGAAAAATTCCAAAGAGCATTGGCATAGATACTTGGGCTGTAGATTTTGTTCTGTTAGATGAAAACGATAATATGCTTGGAAATGCAGTTGCTTATAGAGATGATAGAACCGAAAGAATGATGGAAGAAGTTTTTAAGAGCATTCCGAAAGATATGATGTATTTATATACTGGAATACAATTTCAAAGATTTAACACTGTATATCAATTACTTTCTATTAAGAATAATAATCCGGAAATTTTAGAGAAAGCAAAGACTTTCTTAATGGTTCCAGATTATTTGAATTTCTTGCTTACAGGAAAGAAAGCTAATGAATATACAAATGCTACTTCAACTCAATTGGTAAACTCTTTTGAGAGAACTTGGGATGAAAAAATCTTAGAAGACCTTGGAATCAAAAAGGATATTTTTCAAGAAATAAAATTACCTAAAACTAGTCTTGGAAATTTAAGAAATGAATTAATTGAAGAGTTTGGGTTTGACATGGAAGTTATACTTCCTGCAACTCATGATACAGGATCTGCATTTATTTCATCTGTATGTAATGACAATGATAGCATATATTTAAGTTCAGGAACTTGGTCATTGATTGGAGTGGAAAATAGATTCCCAATTTGTGTACCACAAGCTATGGAATATAACTTTACAAATGAAGGTGGAATAGATTATAGATATAGATTCTTAAAAAATATTATGGGATTATGGGTTATTCAAGAAGTAAGAAGAAATCTTGATAATAAATATTCCTTTGCTGAATTAGTTGATTTGGCAAGAGAAAATTCAAAATTTGCGTCAATAGTTGATGTAGATGATGATAGATTTTTAAAACCAGATAATATGATTGAAGAAATTAAAATTCATTGTAAAGAGACAAATCAAGAAATTCCAGAAGAAGTTGGAGAAATTGCAATGTGCGTATTTAATAGCTTAGCACATTGTTATAAAAGAGCAGTAACTAATCTTGAAGATATATTTGAAAAAGAATTTAAGAGAATAAATATTTTTGGTGGTGGATGTCAAAACAATTTACTAAATGAATTGGTTGCAAGTGTTACTGGAAAAGAAGTACTAGCAGGACCAGTTGAAGCAACAGCTATAGGAAATATTGTGGCTCAAATGATCAGTAAAAATGTCTTTAAAGATTTAAGTGAAGCAAGAAAAGCTATAAAAGAATCTTTTGATATTAAAGTATTTAATTAA
- a CDS encoding AraC family transcriptional regulator — translation MLKEIHDKLIALTEEESQILNGEASVNKSLYTDEWNFVIDSNKLLPAGELIDIRKHTRFVNFPSHKHNYIEFNYVYQGKLIQIIDNKEIILQKGELIFLNQYITHEIKASNEDDIIINFIIRPEFFDYIITLLDNENIISKFLLTTLYTDYEEGEYLYFKVSERENIQDLIEKIIIELYEPSIMSKATIKLLVGLLIVELIKNSQDIEIYSVDNYEKMLIIQSLKYIDEYYDTATLSEIAENLKQPDYKLSKLIKKHTGMTFKELLQERKLSKAVELIKSTNYSIVDLIGIIGYENPTYFYKIFKEKFGMTPREYKLKLCDNIDIQSEN, via the coding sequence ATGTTGAAAGAGATTCATGATAAATTAATAGCCTTAACAGAGGAAGAATCACAAATATTAAATGGAGAAGCTTCTGTAAATAAAAGTCTTTATACTGATGAGTGGAATTTTGTTATTGATAGTAATAAGTTATTACCAGCAGGTGAATTAATTGATATTAGAAAGCATACGAGATTTGTAAATTTTCCTAGTCATAAACATAATTACATTGAATTTAATTATGTTTATCAAGGAAAATTAATTCAAATTATTGATAACAAAGAAATAATATTGCAAAAAGGTGAATTGATTTTTCTAAACCAATATATAACTCATGAAATAAAAGCTTCAAATGAAGATGATATAATTATAAATTTTATAATTAGACCTGAATTCTTTGATTATATAATAACTCTTTTAGATAATGAAAATATTATAAGTAAGTTTTTACTTACAACATTGTATACTGACTATGAAGAAGGGGAATATCTGTATTTTAAGGTTTCAGAAAGAGAAAATATTCAAGATTTGATTGAGAAAATAATCATAGAATTATATGAGCCTTCAATAATGAGCAAGGCAACAATAAAATTACTTGTAGGGCTTTTAATTGTAGAATTAATTAAAAATTCACAAGATATTGAAATTTATTCTGTAGATAACTATGAAAAAATGCTTATAATTCAAAGTCTTAAATATATTGATGAATATTATGATACTGCAACACTTTCTGAAATAGCTGAAAATTTAAAACAACCTGATTATAAACTTAGTAAATTAATAAAAAAACACACTGGGATGACCTTTAAAGAATTATTGCAGGAAAGAAAACTAAGTAAAGCTGTTGAATTAATTAAATCAACTAATTATTCAATCGTAGATTTAATTGGGATAATAGGATACGAAAATCCTACATATTTTTATAAGATATTTAAAGAGAAATTTGGAATGACTCCTAGAGAATACAAATTGAAATTATGCGATAATATAGATATCCAAAGCGAGAATTAG
- a CDS encoding peptidoglycan-binding protein translates to MENINSGNVTTSNGNALSNTGGLKIQCFRGGNYIPIDGAKITVTGITNAGSTKNIELITNSVGLTQVIELPAPPLEYSLNENNNQMPYSLYDITVERSGFNPIVIRGCQVFPTQVAFQICNLEINLGRGSMRQQIIDIPPNTLNGNYPPKIPEEVDKPVPPPTSGVVLPQPIVPEYIIVHQGSPNDPSATNYKVPFKDYIKNVASCEIYSTWTESTLRANIFCMVSFTLNRIFTEWYRGKGKNFDITNSTAYDQAFSYGRNIYDNISQIVDEIFSTYVRRIGKKQPLFTQYCDGKSVTCPQWLSQWGSQELGRRGMVPYDILKYYYGDDIELVTAEKVSGSPMSYPGTPLAIGASGPEVRAIQGQLNRIARNYPLIPKLAEDGKYGPKTANSVKVFQQIFTLPQTGIVDYATWYKISDVYVGVTKLAELTTTESSRGLELNEFIPPIISGLDDRRTIPKFFY, encoded by the coding sequence ATGGAAAATATAAACAGCGGAAATGTTACAACAAGTAATGGAAATGCTTTATCAAATACTGGAGGTCTAAAAATCCAATGCTTTAGAGGCGGTAATTATATTCCAATTGATGGTGCAAAAATAACAGTAACAGGGATTACTAACGCGGGAAGCACAAAAAATATTGAACTCATTACAAATTCAGTAGGTTTAACTCAAGTTATAGAATTACCAGCACCTCCGTTAGAATATTCTTTAAATGAAAATAATAACCAAATGCCATATAGTCTTTATGATATAACGGTTGAAAGAAGTGGATTTAATCCAATAGTTATAAGAGGGTGCCAGGTATTTCCAACACAAGTTGCATTTCAAATATGTAATTTAGAGATTAATTTAGGCAGGGGAAGTATGAGGCAGCAAATTATAGATATACCCCCAAATACACTAAATGGAAATTATCCACCTAAGATTCCAGAAGAGGTTGATAAACCAGTGCCTCCTCCAACTTCAGGAGTAGTGTTGCCACAGCCTATAGTTCCAGAATATATTATAGTTCATCAAGGAAGTCCAAATGATCCTTCAGCCACTAATTATAAAGTTCCATTTAAGGATTATATTAAAAATGTAGCTTCCTGCGAAATATATTCAACTTGGACAGAGTCAACCTTAAGAGCAAATATTTTTTGCATGGTTTCTTTTACCTTAAATAGAATTTTTACTGAATGGTATAGAGGTAAAGGAAAAAACTTTGATATTACAAATTCTACAGCATATGATCAAGCCTTTTCTTATGGTAGAAACATTTATGATAATATAAGTCAAATAGTTGATGAGATTTTTTCAACCTATGTAAGGAGAATTGGGAAAAAACAACCGCTATTCACTCAATATTGTGATGGAAAGAGCGTTACTTGTCCTCAATGGTTAAGCCAATGGGGAAGTCAAGAATTAGGAAGGCGTGGAATGGTTCCTTATGATATATTAAAGTATTATTATGGTGATGATATTGAATTAGTTACAGCCGAAAAAGTATCTGGAAGCCCAATGTCATATCCTGGAACTCCTCTTGCTATTGGAGCTTCAGGTCCTGAAGTAAGAGCGATTCAAGGGCAATTAAATAGAATAGCTAGAAACTATCCACTTATTCCTAAGCTTGCTGAAGATGGTAAATATGGTCCAAAGACTGCGAATTCAGTAAAAGTTTTTCAACAGATTTTTACTTTGCCACAAACCGGAATAGTTGATTATGCAACTTGGTATAAAATATCTGATGTTTATGTTGGAGTGACTAAGCTTGCAGAACTTACTACAACTGAATCAAGTAGAGGCTTGGAATTAAATGAATTTATTCCACCAATTATATCTGGATTGGATGATAGGAGGACTATACCAAAGTTTTTTTATTAA
- a CDS encoding DMT family transporter, with protein sequence MNNKRVQANLLLLLTAAIWGFAFVAQRVGSQYIGVFTFNGLRFALGSLSLLPLIIFFNKRNQSNVKNKNEASTKKTILSGVLVGTILFMGSSLQQFGLIYTTAGNASFITALYMVIVPIIGIILGHKIGKKLWIGVILAVAGLYLLSINENFRIGFGDMFELICAFFFALHILTIDYFCNKVDSLKLSCLQFATSSGLSLISAFLFESITLTSISNALVPILYGGLFSTGVAYTLQVVAQKNAKPSHAAIIMSMESVFGAIGGMLILGETMSIRAYLGCILILIGILIPQIRLSRK encoded by the coding sequence ATGAATAATAAAAGAGTACAAGCTAATCTGCTGTTATTACTTACAGCAGCTATTTGGGGATTTGCATTTGTTGCACAAAGAGTAGGTTCTCAATATATAGGGGTGTTTACCTTTAATGGACTGAGGTTTGCTCTTGGAAGTTTATCTCTTCTGCCGTTAATCATTTTCTTTAATAAAAGAAATCAAAGCAATGTAAAAAATAAAAACGAAGCGAGCACTAAAAAAACAATTTTGTCTGGTGTCCTAGTTGGAACTATATTATTTATGGGATCATCCCTTCAACAGTTTGGTCTTATTTATACAACTGCTGGAAATGCTAGCTTTATTACTGCACTTTACATGGTTATAGTTCCTATAATAGGCATTATTCTAGGTCATAAAATTGGTAAGAAACTATGGATTGGAGTAATTCTTGCGGTAGCTGGTTTATATTTATTAAGTATAAATGAAAACTTTAGAATTGGTTTTGGAGATATGTTTGAACTTATATGTGCCTTTTTCTTTGCACTACATATTTTAACAATAGATTATTTTTGTAATAAGGTAGATTCTTTAAAATTATCTTGTCTGCAATTTGCAACAAGTTCTGGTTTAAGTCTAATATCAGCTTTTTTATTTGAAAGTATTACTCTTACAAGTATATCTAATGCTTTAGTTCCTATTCTATATGGGGGGCTTTTCTCTACAGGGGTAGCTTATACCTTACAAGTAGTTGCGCAAAAAAATGCTAAACCCTCTCATGCTGCTATTATAATGAGCATGGAATCAGTATTTGGTGCTATAGGAGGAATGCTTATTTTAGGGGAAACCATGAGCATTAGAGCATACTTAGGCTGCATTCTTATACTAATTGGAATATTGATACCACAAATTAGACTTTCTAGAAAATAA
- a CDS encoding DUF1646 family protein: MYILILLLVITFTLPILSKQVESNLEFFLFTVGMLAAITSGSLSKELFINIFQNKFMYVITCVVLIGGFMFKAISTHVEAALNYILKYIPLKLFIFLLIMIIGLISSVITAIIAALLLIEIVSILPISRKNKINVDIVACFSIGMGAVLTPIGEPLSTTVISKLDESFWYLLEQFGVYIIPGILILGLIGASFGIQEKAHEDKEEEIIIEETNAAIIIRAFKILIFIIALELLGEGFKPIIDTYVINLHTGYLYWFNMSSAVLDNATLAAAEVSNKMSQLQIKAVLMGLLISGGMMIPGNIPNIITAGKLKIQSREWIKLGVPLGLIIMLIYYVILFIL; this comes from the coding sequence ATGTATATATTGATCTTACTTTTAGTAATAACTTTTACATTACCGATTTTATCGAAGCAAGTTGAAAGTAATCTTGAATTTTTTTTGTTTACTGTGGGAATGTTAGCAGCTATTACATCAGGTTCCTTAAGTAAGGAACTTTTTATTAATATATTTCAAAATAAATTTATGTATGTAATAACTTGTGTAGTATTAATAGGTGGATTCATGTTTAAAGCAATATCTACCCATGTAGAAGCAGCATTAAATTATATTTTAAAGTACATTCCATTAAAGCTTTTTATATTTTTGTTAATAATGATTATTGGGCTTATATCAAGTGTAATAACAGCAATAATTGCAGCCTTACTTTTAATAGAAATAGTAAGTATACTTCCAATTAGTAGAAAAAATAAGATAAATGTTGATATAGTAGCTTGTTTTTCTATTGGAATGGGAGCAGTATTGACTCCAATAGGAGAACCACTATCAACAACAGTAATTTCTAAACTTGATGAAAGTTTTTGGTATCTTTTAGAGCAGTTTGGTGTTTACATTATTCCTGGAATATTGATTCTTGGACTTATTGGAGCGTCATTTGGTATTCAAGAAAAGGCACATGAGGACAAGGAGGAAGAAATAATTATAGAAGAGACAAATGCTGCAATAATAATAAGAGCATTTAAAATTTTAATATTTATTATTGCTTTAGAGCTGCTTGGGGAAGGGTTTAAACCGATAATAGATACTTATGTAATTAATCTTCATACAGGATATTTATATTGGTTTAATATGTCTTCTGCAGTATTAGATAATGCAACCCTGGCAGCAGCCGAGGTTAGTAATAAAATGTCTCAGTTACAAATTAAGGCTGTATTAATGGGATTATTAATAAGTGGAGGGATGATGATTCCAGGGAATATTCCTAACATTATTACTGCAGGCAAACTTAAGATTCAAAGCAGAGAATGGATTAAACTTGGGGTACCACTTGGACTCATAATTATGTTAATATATTATGTGATTTTATTTATATTGTAA
- a CDS encoding ammonium transporter — protein MKKSIKLGAIILFLGVLAFVLALALSVSGGSDPTGASYVAATGSETLADVATTANKGYYGANFTWVMITGFMVFFFQCGFAMVETGFCRGKNAAHTMTMNFMVFLVGAIGYFLTGFAIQFGGSGGAAGLGSGGAALGSMLSIPGLGGIMGYNGFMLSGTGVYDPGIYALFFFQMVFMDTTVTIPTGAVAERVKYSAIVILSFFISMFLYPFFGNWVWGGGWLSTLGKNFGLGHGVVDFAGSAVVHSMGGMLALAGAIVIGPRIGKFKKDGTARPFPGHDIPMAIIGTIVLFFCWFSFNAGSTLNASDFRLAVVATNTMIAGAIGGLIAMFYMWIKYGKPDPSMTANGALAGLVAITAPCAFVNAPSAFFIGAIAGLLVCVSVAFVENKLKLDDPVGAISVHCTNGLWGVISLGLFADGSYGDGLNGVTGGVTGLFFGDPSQLIAQLIAVVVLFVWGFGVSYVFLKILDKVWGIRVSPEVELNGLDIPEMGVSAYPDLELLKSPELDYESPENIEIKQLAKFKETTQPI, from the coding sequence ATGAAAAAATCAATAAAATTAGGTGCTATTATATTGTTTCTTGGCGTATTAGCCTTTGTGTTAGCTCTTGCCCTTTCAGTATCTGGAGGTTCTGACCCAACTGGTGCTTCTTACGTTGCTGCAACAGGAAGTGAAACCTTGGCTGATGTAGCAACTACAGCTAATAAAGGTTATTATGGAGCAAATTTCACTTGGGTTATGATTACAGGCTTTATGGTTTTCTTCTTTCAGTGCGGATTTGCTATGGTTGAAACAGGCTTTTGCCGTGGTAAAAATGCTGCCCATACTATGACAATGAACTTTATGGTATTTTTAGTTGGTGCGATTGGATATTTTCTAACAGGCTTTGCTATTCAATTTGGAGGTTCTGGCGGTGCAGCAGGTCTTGGCTCTGGTGGTGCTGCATTAGGCTCAATGCTTTCAATACCTGGCCTTGGCGGTATCATGGGGTATAATGGTTTCATGTTATCTGGTACTGGTGTTTATGATCCAGGAATATATGCATTATTTTTCTTCCAAATGGTTTTCATGGATACCACAGTGACAATTCCTACAGGTGCTGTAGCCGAAAGAGTTAAATATTCTGCAATTGTTATTTTATCTTTCTTTATCTCTATGTTCTTATATCCTTTCTTTGGAAACTGGGTATGGGGTGGCGGTTGGCTATCAACCCTTGGTAAAAATTTTGGTCTTGGTCATGGTGTCGTTGATTTTGCCGGATCTGCTGTAGTTCACTCTATGGGGGGTATGCTTGCTTTAGCTGGTGCAATTGTCATAGGTCCTCGTATTGGTAAATTCAAAAAAGATGGAACTGCACGACCTTTTCCTGGGCATGACATTCCAATGGCAATTATAGGCACAATTGTTTTATTCTTCTGCTGGTTCTCATTTAACGCTGGTTCGACCCTAAATGCATCTGATTTTAGACTTGCTGTTGTTGCAACAAACACAATGATAGCTGGTGCAATAGGTGGACTTATTGCGATGTTTTATATGTGGATTAAGTATGGAAAACCAGATCCTTCAATGACAGCAAATGGCGCTCTTGCTGGACTTGTTGCAATCACAGCTCCTTGTGCTTTTGTAAATGCACCTTCTGCTTTCTTTATTGGCGCAATTGCTGGATTGCTTGTATGTGTTTCTGTTGCCTTTGTAGAAAATAAATTAAAGCTTGATGATCCAGTTGGTGCAATTTCTGTTCACTGCACAAATGGACTTTGGGGTGTTATTTCTTTAGGTCTCTTTGCTGATGGGTCTTATGGTGATGGATTAAATGGAGTTACCGGAGGCGTTACTGGTTTATTCTTTGGTGATCCTTCTCAGCTTATAGCTCAATTAATTGCTGTTGTTGTTTTATTTGTTTGGGGCTTTGGAGTTTCTTATGTTTTCTTAAAAATTCTAGATAAAGTGTGGGGCATAAGAGTTTCACCTGAGGTTGAATTAAATGGTTTAGATATTCCTGAAATGGGTGTTTCAGCATATCCAGATTTAGAATTATTAAAATCGCCTGAGCTTGATTACGAATCTCCTGAAAATATTGAAATTAAACAATTAGCAAAATTTAAGGAAACTACTCAGCCAATATAG
- a CDS encoding P-II family nitrogen regulator, which produces MKKLEIVIKSEKLEELKKILTECNATGVMISNIMGYGNQKGYKKIYRGTEYSVNLLPKVKVETVVAPEIAELIIDKVLKEISTGNYGDGKIFIYDAEDVVRIRTGERGKDAL; this is translated from the coding sequence ATGAAAAAATTAGAGATTGTAATTAAAAGCGAAAAATTAGAAGAATTGAAAAAAATACTAACTGAATGCAATGCTACTGGAGTTATGATTTCAAATATTATGGGATACGGTAATCAAAAAGGTTACAAGAAAATTTATAGAGGAACAGAATATAGTGTTAACCTACTTCCAAAAGTTAAAGTTGAAACAGTTGTAGCTCCTGAAATAGCTGAATTGATAATAGATAAAGTTTTAAAGGAAATCAGCACTGGTAATTATGGAGATGGAAAGATTTTTATTTACGATGCCGAAGATGTTGTAAGGATACGAACTGGTGAACGTGGAAAAGATGCATTATAA
- a CDS encoding HNH endonuclease has protein sequence MAQNHICELCNRNVPIITKHHLIPLAKGGRKFETLSLCTACHQQIHALFTNRELATHYYSLESLKKDYKIIKYLRFIENIPGDYELTIKKSRRVRKSS, from the coding sequence ATGGCACAAAACCATATTTGTGAATTATGTAATAGAAATGTTCCTATTATTACTAAACATCACTTAATTCCCTTAGCAAAAGGTGGAAGAAAATTTGAAACACTTTCTTTATGTACAGCTTGTCATCAACAAATTCATGCACTTTTTACAAATCGTGAATTAGCAACCCATTATTATTCTCTTGAGTCTTTAAAAAAAGATTACAAGATAATTAAATACCTTAGGTTTATAGAAAACATCCCAGGGGATTACGAATTAACAATAAAAAAATCAAGGCGCGTTAGAAAAAGTAGTTAA
- a CDS encoding class II aldolase/adducin family protein, whose translation MLENLKIKLVKIVKKAEEYNLCLEGAGSFSIRDENSGYIIITPSKMKIDDLAIDHICILDIDGNIINALDGIEPDSDSFLHLELYKAKKEIRAIMHINPIFATAFSVINKVIPPITYDSANYGGYIYSVSNDSTSNVELAKDLIEKLKTTDACLLEGNGTIVISKDIENIVSKGRFVEKTAEVYYRALILNQFKEPKRFNGEKLKLYQDKQKNIHQ comes from the coding sequence ATGTTAGAAAATTTAAAAATCAAGCTTGTGAAAATTGTTAAAAAAGCAGAAGAATATAATTTATGTTTGGAAGGTGCAGGAAGCTTTAGTATTAGGGATGAGAATTCAGGATATATTATAATCACCCCTTCAAAAATGAAAATAGATGATTTAGCAATAGATCATATTTGTATTTTGGATATAGACGGAAATATAATTAATGCATTAGATGGAATAGAACCTGATAGTGATTCATTTTTACACCTAGAACTATATAAAGCAAAGAAAGAAATAAGAGCTATTATGCATATTAATCCAATTTTTGCAACTGCTTTTTCAGTTATTAACAAAGTTATTCCACCAATTACGTATGATTCTGCAAATTATGGTGGCTACATTTATTCTGTGAGTAACGATAGTACAAGCAATGTTGAACTAGCAAAGGATTTAATTGAAAAATTGAAAACAACTGACGCATGTTTGTTAGAGGGTAATGGAACAATTGTAATAAGTAAGGATATAGAAAATATAGTATCAAAGGGAAGATTCGTGGAAAAGACAGCAGAAGTTTATTATAGAGCATTAATCTTAAATCAATTTAAAGAGCCAAAGAGATTTAATGGAGAAAAACTAAAGCTATATCAAGATAAACAAAAAAATATACACCAATAA
- a CDS encoding acyl CoA:acetate/3-ketoacid CoA transferase codes for MKVISSKEAVRLLCDNDVIATSGFAALGVSETLLKGLEERYFEEKHPRNLTLMFAAGQGDGESKGLNHLAHEGLLEKVIGGHFNLAPKIGDMIRNNKIFAYNLPQGVMCNLFRDMASRKTATVSKIGLNTFVDPRVEGGKMNSITKEDIVQIINILGEENLLFKVPNINVAFIRGTYADEKGNISMNHEATFSEATCIAQAVKNCGGTVIVQVEKVVKEGTLDPRNVKIPRIYVDYVVEANCEEEQAQVLGNAYDPALSGEVKIVADKLKSLKLDERKIIGRRAAMELVKNSIVNIGIGVPEAISSVANEEGIGENFILTVEPGPIGGIPQGGKKFGAAVNPECIFDQPTQFDFYDGGGLDIAFLGLAQVDKHGNINVSKFGTRVAGCGGFINITQNARKVVFCGTLTAKGLVVNVVNGILEIIKEGKEKKFVNSVEQITFSGQYSLRTNQPVMYITERAVFELKEDGLHLIEIAPGIDIKKDVLDLMDFNPIIDENLKLMDKRIFYDELMGIKE; via the coding sequence ATGAAAGTAATTAGTTCTAAAGAAGCAGTACGTTTATTGTGTGACAATGATGTTATAGCAACCTCTGGTTTTGCAGCATTAGGTGTCTCAGAAACCTTATTAAAAGGCTTGGAAGAAAGATATTTTGAAGAAAAACATCCAAGAAATTTAACGTTAATGTTTGCTGCTGGACAAGGCGATGGAGAAAGTAAAGGTTTAAATCACTTGGCACATGAAGGATTATTAGAAAAAGTTATAGGAGGGCATTTTAATTTAGCACCAAAGATTGGAGATATGATTAGAAATAATAAAATATTTGCATATAATTTGCCACAAGGAGTAATGTGCAATTTATTTAGAGATATGGCAAGTAGAAAGACTGCAACTGTAAGTAAAATTGGATTGAATACTTTTGTTGATCCAAGGGTAGAAGGTGGGAAAATGAATTCAATTACAAAAGAAGATATAGTTCAAATTATTAATATCCTTGGAGAAGAAAATTTACTATTTAAAGTACCAAACATTAATGTGGCATTTATAAGAGGAACATATGCTGATGAAAAGGGAAATATCTCTATGAATCATGAAGCAACTTTTTCAGAGGCAACATGTATAGCACAAGCTGTTAAAAATTGTGGAGGAACCGTAATAGTACAAGTTGAAAAGGTTGTTAAGGAAGGAACATTAGACCCTAGAAATGTTAAAATACCTAGAATTTATGTGGACTATGTAGTGGAAGCAAATTGTGAGGAGGAGCAAGCCCAAGTATTAGGAAATGCATATGATCCAGCCTTATCAGGTGAGGTTAAGATCGTGGCCGATAAGTTGAAGTCATTAAAATTGGATGAAAGAAAGATTATTGGAAGAAGAGCAGCAATGGAACTTGTTAAAAATAGTATTGTAAATATTGGTATTGGAGTACCTGAAGCAATTTCTAGTGTTGCAAACGAAGAGGGGATAGGAGAGAATTTTATATTAACTGTTGAGCCAGGTCCAATAGGTGGAATACCTCAAGGAGGGAAAAAATTTGGAGCAGCGGTAAATCCTGAATGTATTTTTGACCAGCCAACTCAATTTGATTTTTACGATGGAGGAGGTTTAGACATAGCATTTTTAGGACTTGCTCAAGTGGATAAACACGGGAATATAAATGTCAGCAAGTTTGGAACAAGGGTTGCTGGTTGTGGTGGATTTATTAATATAACTCAAAATGCCAGGAAGGTAGTCTTTTGTGGAACATTAACTGCTAAGGGCTTAGTTGTTAATGTTGTAAATGGAATACTGGAAATTATAAAAGAGGGTAAAGAAAAAAAATTTGTAAATTCTGTTGAGCAAATTACTTTTAGTGGGCAATATTCATTGAGGACTAATCAGCCAGTTATGTATATAACTGAAAGAGCTGTATTTGAATTAAAAGAAGATGGATTGCATCTAATAGAAATAGCACCAGGAATTGATATTAAGAAAGATGTATTAGATTTAATGGACTTTAATCCAATAATAGATGAGAATCTTAAGCTTATGGACAAGAGAATATTTTATGATGAATTAATGGGAATAAAGGAATAG